TTCTCCTTGAAGATTATATACTGGCAAGCGTAAAATCATATAATGCACTGAAGGAACTACTAGCTACACTTTTTGAAGAACACCATCTTTTGATGGCAGGCTTCTGGAAGACTGTAAGAATTAGCTTAAAAAGCAATAAGTTCTCTCTGGTTCCTTCAGCGCTCTTTGTAAAAGAAGCTCTCCACGATTACCTCAGGCTCAACTCTACAATAGACCCAGAGCAGGAAGAGATACTCTACTACAAACACATAAAATCTGACGCAATCTGCGTTTTTGCTATTCGTAAAGAACTTTACAACTGGCTCAGCAGCCTATACCCCAATGCCGAGGTCGGCTTTATTCACCAGTCAAGTGCGCTTATAGAGGGTGTTATCAACTTCGAAAAAACGAACAAGAAAAACACCATGTATCTATACATAGACCGGTTTAAACTACATATCGTTACTTTAAAGAACAATAAGCTGGAATACTACAACCAGTTCAGCATCAAGCAATTCAATGATTACATCAAATATATCATGCTGGTGATGAAAGGGTTGAACAAAAACCAGAAAACCAGTGACGTTATACTTTGGGGATATATAGGAAAGCAATCTCCTCATTATAACGAATTTTATAAATTCATCAAAAATATATCATTTGGCGACCGCCCTGACTATTTGAACTACGGATACATTTTTGATGAAGTTCAGGACCACCATTTCTTTGATCTCTATAGTATTCACCTCTGTGATTAGTATAAACCACTTCTTATGAAAAAAATAGCCGTTTTCCCAGGCTCGTTCGACCCATTTACCAAAGGGCATGAAGATATTGTTATCCGTGGCCTTAAGCTGTTTGATGAAATAATTATAGCCATCGGCCATAACAGTAAAAAGAGCAACCGCTATTTTGATGTTGAAAGAATAGCCTCGCTTATCGATGGTACATTCACAGATTTTGACAATATTAAGGTTATTATCTATAATGAACTAACCGCCGAATGGGCAAAAAAACATGGTGCGAAATACCTTCTCAGAGGCCTGAGAAATACTACAGATTTCGAGTATGAAAACAGCATCTCACAAGTAAACAAGCACCTGAACAAGGACCTTGAATCTGTATTTCTAATTACTTCGCCAGAGCTGGCAGCCATCAACTCATCTATTATCAGAGAAGTGCACCGCTATGGTGGAGATGTGAGCGACTTTCTTCCTTACGAGATTTAACCAGCCGAGTTTTGCTCATTTTCAGCTTGCTGACTTTCGGTTTGTTCCTTTTGGGCCAGCTCTTTCTCCATCTGTACCTTTTCTTTTTTGAAAAACCTGTCAAATACAAACGCTATTGATTTATAGGAGTCTTGAAGGGCATGAAATACTTCCTTGCGGGTCATCCATCTTACCTCTTCTATATCCTCCTCCACCTGGGGCTTCATCTTTGAGTCCTTCACAATATCCATAGCGTACCACACAGTTTTTTTCAGTATTTTTTTCCTCTTCATGGTATAGGTATGCCATGTGGTGCATATTTTCTCACCCATACTTATTTTCACATGGCACTCCTCCTCTACCTCCCGCTTCGCTGCCATATAGTTATCTTCACCCTTATCCAGCTTTCCTTTGGGAAGGTCCCATTTTTTAAGACGGTATATCATCAGTAGTTTATCGCCTTTTCTTACGATACCTCCTGCAGCCTTTATGATTTTGAATTTCTTTTTAAGAAATTTTCTCATATCCTCATAGTCATCTACCGTGAGGGTAAGCGAGATTAATCCTGGTATGATGGTGGTGTCAAGAAGATCAAAGATGTGATCTACTTCTTCACGCTTAGCATGCTTTATCCAAACCCTATGCAAGAGTTTTGCCTGAGTAATAGGCTCATTCTCCGCATTTAATATATAGTTGAATTCCCGTTTATCCGGCCGCTCAGTTGCTCTTACAATAGTAACCGGGATATCATTGATGAAAAGGTTCATCCAAAAAAAGTCAAATTTGTCTCACAAATGAATAAAATATTTGGCAGCGCGCCAATAGAATTTAACTTTTTTAATCCATAAATTCGCAACGAAAAGATATTATCCATGAAGACTAGCCTTGGCCACACCATAGCGGGAAAATTATTAGACATTGAAGCGATAAAGCTAAACCTTGATAATCCTTTTACATGGAGTTCTGGTTGGAGATCTCCCATTTATTGCGACAACCGCCTTTCCCTATCATACCCTGACATCCGTACTTTTATAAAAAGTGCTTTAGTGGAAGCTATTAAAGCTGACTTCAGCGGAGTAGAAGCTATTGCAGGCGTGGCCACTGCGGGCATCCCTCAGGGAGCACTTGTAGCTGAAGCCATGGGACTGCCATTTTTATACGTGCGGTCCAAACCTAAGGGGCATGGCATGGAAAACCTAATTGAAGGAAAAGCCACCCCGGGACAAAAGGTAGTAGTGATAGAAGACCTGGTATCTACCGGCGGAAGCTCTCTAAAGGCTGCCGAAGCGCTTAGAGCTAACGGCATCAAAGTATTGGGCATGGCCGCTATATTTACTTATGGCTTCGACCTTGCCGACAAAAACTTCAAAGATGCAGGAATACCCCTGGTATGTTTAAGCAACTACAACCTGTTGTTAGAAGAGGCTCTGAAACGTGACTATATCAAAAAAGACCAGGTAGCCTCCTTGGAAGCGTGGAGGCAAGATCCGGCTAATTGGAAAATAAATTAAACACACATGTACAAAGGACCTGGGAACTTAAGTCAGGTCCTTGTCAGAATTTTTCCTCAACTCCAAGTCCGAAAAGGGCGAAATCATATTTTACAGGATCTTTCGGATCAAATTCCTTTAGCCGGCCCGTTAACTCTACTGCTGTCTGCCAATCCGTTTGTTTTCTTTTAATCAAACCAAGCTTACGGGCTACACGGTCCACATGCAGGTCACAGGGACAAATAAGTTGAGCGGGATTTATTCTATTCCATAAACCAAAATCAACACCACGGTCATCTTTGCGTACCATCCATCGCAAAAACATATTGATTCTCTTACAGGCGGATTTGCGTTCCGGGGTGGCTATGTGTTTCCGCGTACGATGCGGATAATCCTGAAGGCTAAAGAATAAATGATGAAAGTTAACAAGCCCCTGTCCGACATTAGTTTCATCAGCTGACAACCCTTGTAAAAATGCACTTTCCAGACTGTCGTGCCGTAAATAATACCACTTGAAAAATTCTATAAAGTAAAGCGTGTCTGTTGCGTTAAAAGTACGGTGCCTGAATTTGAGAAACCTTTTGAGATCTGAGTCCTGATGGCCGACAATAAATTCATAAGGGGCGTTATCCATCAAATCGAAGAGTTCTTTACATTTATTGATGATGGTAACCCGCTGGCCCCAGGCCAAAATAGCAGCCCAGAAACCCGCTATTTCTATATCCTGTTTCCTGGTAAAAAGGTGAGGGATGGAAACCGGATCATGGATGATAAATCCGGGATTGTTATACTCTTCTGCCTTTTGATCAAGAAATGCTTTAAGCTCGCTAAAATTCAAGGCTTAGGGTATATATGAAACGGATACTCTGAACTTGGCATCAATGGCACCGAGCCTGTCATAGGCAGATTTGGAGATTTTAATCAACACATTCTGATTAACTCCGGTGTCGGGCAGGCGTCCAAGTACCCTGACAAACACTTCCTGATCGTTCATTTCATTCCGAACCTTCATAATAGTTCCTATCTTCGCTGTCCGGTGCAATGCAAGGTACTTCCTTGTATTTTCCGAACCTTCAATAAGCTCAGCCAGACCTGACTCGGAAACCTCAGCAAAAGTACCGGTTGATTTCTCAGGACCACTATTTACAGGAGTGGTAACATCAACCTTAGTATTCTCCTTGTTACTATCCTTATCATTACCATTGGTCGGTATCGCTGTCGTTTCAGGTTTATCTCCAATATCAGCTCCAACAGCCTCTTTAGACACGGGCTCCTGAAGCACCAGAGCTTTATTATTTGCAGGGATTGTTACTGCAGGTCTGGAAACAAATAGCTCCTGTCCAATGCTGATGTCATTATCAATCAGATCATTCCAGCCTTTCAGGTCATCAACCGTTACATTAAAGGATTTTGAAATTGAGTACAAAGTTTCCCCGGAGCGCACTATATGAGTATCTCCTTGCTTCTCCGGTTTAACTACCATATTATCACCGGCAGTACGTGTTCCTAAATTATTTCTGATAATTAGCTTCTGTCCAATATCAAGTATATTTCCATCGATGTTATTCCATTTTCTGATGTCTTCAATACTTACACTGTACATTCGTGATATGGAAAACATGGTTTCCTTTGGTTTCACTACATGTACCTTCTCAGCCTCACCGGTTTTCTGCGGGTTGTTATAGTTGCCCACACCATTGTCTTTAACCTGGGTGACTTCAGTTTTGTCCCTCTTCTTAGGCTTTCTCTCCAAAAGAGGCACCCTGATGATCTGGCCTATCTCCAAACCATACTCTGAAGGAGGGTTGTTCTCAACAATCTGGTTAATGGGAACGTTGTATCGCCGTGACAGTGAATATAAAGTCTCTTTTTCTTCAACTCTGTGAAGGATATATGTTTTTCCTCCTTTTGTCTCCAGTCCTACCGAATCGGCCGGTATTGTTGATGCGGCTACCTGAAGAGAGCTTATAAAAATTAATGCTGATAAGAAAAATTTCATGTCCTTAGATTTGTTTTACGATCACGTGCTACACTATAAGATAGTACTGTGGCTTCAGTTTAACTGATATATTAAAAAATCCACGTTATCCTTTACAAAGATAAGCTTGTTGTTATAAATGAAGAAGGTATCATCACTAATTCCGTCAAGATCGTCCCCTAATCTTACCTGAAGTAAATGATCACCTTCATGATCAACAACAAGCAAATCATTAGCCAGTTTATTGTTTTTATTGGGATAGTAATAAGACATGACTATCATTTGATCGTCTTCATAGTAATCCACGCTTCTTACAATATGCAGGTTGGCGCCGGCAGTTAAAAACTGGCTCACTGTATTAAAATATTCGCTTCCTTCGCGATAGTTAAACGGCTTTTCAAGCATTTTATTTTCGGTACGCCCAGGATCATTATTCAAAACATCATTGCTGTTACTATTCTTAAGAACTTCTCCTGTACGGATATTAAAACATGATATTTTGTCATTACCTGTATCCATTAGCCAAACGCAGTCACCAACTGCCTCAATGATGTTCTGCTGTTCCTTTTTCCATAAGATTTTCTTATGATTAAAATCGTAGGCAAAAACATTTTTTACGTCGGGATTTTCCTGGTCAGGAAAAGTATAAAATAAAATAACATCGCTGAGCAATGATGACGCCCCTATCCACCAGCTTTCCTCAAAAGTCAGGCGTTCCGCAATAAATTGTCCGGAATCCGCATCCAGAAGATTATAGTGTACCTGAAACTTGTCATCTTCCCGGACTTCCAGAAGCAGCAGTTCCTTCTCCTGATGTGAAATTATATTCCAGATTTTGCCGTTAAATGAATATGAAAAGTTTAAATTGAGCTTTCCCACCAACCTTTTTATTTGTTAATTTATGCAAAATTACATCATAAATAAGCGCAACAAAGTGATCATTCAGAAGTTTAGTATTCTTTTCTTTCTTATTTTTTGCATGGGTCTTGCCGCCTATGCACAAGCACCTGAAAAAAAGGTGATGGTGATGAATATAGATGCCGAAATTGACCCGCGTATGAACCGGTATGTGGAGCTGGCCCTTAATCATGCCGGGGACATTGAGGCTGATTATGTAATCATTGAAATGGACACCTATGGCGGGGCTGTCACCGATGCCAAAGATATAGTAGAGCGGATACTCGATTTTGAAAAGCCCATCTGGGTGTATATTAATAAAGACGCAGCGTCTGCGGGTGCCTTAATTTCTCTGGCCTGTGACAGCATATACATGGCTCCGGGTGCCAATATAGGTGCAGCCACCGTAGTGACTGCCGATGGTACAGCTGCCCCGGATAAATACCAGTCATACATGCGAAGCACCATGCGGTCTATTGCCGAGGAAAGGGGCCGTGACCCAAAAATAGCAGAAGCCATGGTTGACCAGTCGATTGAAATTGACAGTGTCACTAAAGCCGGTCAGGTGATCACCTTTTCAACTTCTGAAGCCATCAGGTATGGCTTCTGTGAAGGCAAAGTGACTTCTATAGAAGAAATTCTCGAAAAGAACGGTGTAAGTAATTATGAAACTGTAGAGTACCAGCTTAGTGGTACTGAAAAGGTAATATCTGTTTTTCTTAATCCTTTTGTAAGTGGTATTTTAATACTTGTTATTATAGGTGGTATTTGGTTTGAACTACAGACGCCCGGCGTAGGTTTTCCTATTGCGGCTGCGGCAGTGGCACTGGTTCTTTATTTTGTACCGTACTACCTTACAGGCCTTGCCGAAAACTGGGAAATCATTGCTTTCTTTGTGGGTATTGTACTTATAGTTCTGGAGATTTTTGTCATCCCGGGCTTTGGCATCGCCGGCATTTCCGGTATTGTCATAACCGTTGGCTCCCTGGTTTTGGTCATGCTTAACAATGACGCTTTTGACTTCTCTTTTGTAGGTTTTAATGAACTGCTTATAGCTATAGGTGCGGCTTTGGCAGGTATGTTGGGTAGTATGGTACTGCTTTTTATCGGTGGTGTAAGGCTTACTAATACAAAAGTTTTCTCAAGGGTAGCTCTTACTGATACCATGGGCCGGGACCAGGGATATACTTCAAACTTCAAAACGGAATCCATGGTAGGCATGAAAGGTACTGCCTATACAGTGCTGAGACCTAGTGGCAAAGTACAGATTGCCGGAGAGATATATGATGCCTATACCCGGGGTGATTATATAGAAAGAGATGCAAAGATTGTAGTTTTGAGTGATGAGGGAACATCTTTAAAAGTTAAACTAGATAATCAGGAATGAATATTTTGGGAATAATCCCCGCCAGGTATGGATCCACCAGGTTTCCGGCTAAAGCTTTGGCCAATATCGGAGGCAAAAGTATGGTCAGAAGGGTGTATGAGCAAGCCTCTAAATCTGTTTCATTGAGTAATGTGGTAATAGCTACCGACCATGAGGCTATTATGGAGGAGGTGTCTGGCTTTGGCGGCAAAGCCTGCATGACCAGTGAAGCTCATCAAAGTGGCACTGACCGCTGTTATGAAGCCCTCACATATTTAGGGAAAGATTACGATTATGTGATCAACATCCAGGGAGATGAGCCCTTCATCAATCCGGCACAGATTGATCTGCTTGCGAGCCTTCTCGATGGACAAACCCAGCTGGGTACACTGGTCAAACAAATTGAAGATCAGGAAGAATTGTTTAATCCCAATGTGGTCAAGGCTATTTTTAATCATAACAATGAGGCCATCTACTTTAGCCGTGCCACACTGCCCTATAACCGTAATGTGAAAATTGAAAACTGGTTACAGGAAAGGAAGTATTTTAAGCATATTGGCATTTATGCGTATAGAAGTGACATTCTGAAGCAGATCACGAACTTACCTGTTTCAGGGCTGGAGCAGGCTGAAGCACTTGAGCAGTTACGCTGGATTGAAAATGGATATGTGATCAAAGTAGCGGAAACTGAGTATGCCTCAGTAGGTGTGGATACTCCCGAAGACCTTGAAAAGCTTAAAAATTTTTACTAACCAATGAATTAGCCTATTTTCGCACTCCAATACAAACCATTGAATTAAGGGTATTATTTTCAATAGTATTCCGGGATGGATTGTCGATTAATTCTAATGCTACATTTCAGAGGAATCATATTTATATTTTGTCTTGCTTTCCCCATTTTGGGGTTTGGACAGTTTCGCAACGATGTCAATAAGGTTATTAGTGTTGATTATTTCAACGGATTTATATTTAAGCACAAGCGGCAGATTGGTCACCTGATCACTGACCATCCGGTTGGCTTCCGGGTTACCTTTGACCAGAAAAGCTACGGAGCAGAGGCCTGGCAACAGCGCTATAACTTCCCGGATGCGGGACTCACCTTTATTTACCTTGACTATAATAATGAGCGTTTAGGAAAATCATTCGGGTTAATTCCTCATTTCAGCTTCTATTTCAAAAACAATAAACAGGCTAGAAGTCAGTTTAAGTATAAAATCGGGCTGGGGCTGGGCTATAACACCAACAAGTACGACAAAGAGAGCAACAATAAGAATAATGTATTGAGCACTGATCTAAACTTTGGCATACTGTTTCAGGCTGAATATCAAAGGGAGCTGAACGAAAGGTTATTTATGAATACATACCTTGCCTTTACCCACTTTTCTAATGGCTCCATAAAAAAGCCCAATTCCGGCATTAATGTCATAAGTGCCAATTTAGGCTTATCTTATCTGATTAATTATGAGCCAACAGAGTACATTTACCAGGAAGAGGAGCCAGTAAGCAAGTCAGGATTCGGCTATACCCTTACGCTATCGGGCGGAATGCATGAGTACTCAAAAATAGGTACCGGCGCACGTCCTTTCTGGGTGGTTAGCGGATTAGTTGACAAACGGCTTAACCACAAGAGTGCTTTAGGTGTAGCCCTTGAGTGGTTTGCCTCACTTTCGATGAAAAATGATATTAAATATGACTATAGGCTGGAAGGTAAAGAGTTACCCGATTGGAACCGAATTGGGGTTGCTCTAAGCCATGAACTTTTTGTAAGTGATGTATCCTTAATTTCGCAGGCAGGTTATTATATCCATGATGAGTATGATTACTATGGTAAAGTATATCTGAGACTGGGGGTAAGGAAATATTTTAATGATAAAATTTACAGTTCTCTGGTTGTAAAATCGCATGGAGCAAAGGCAGAGGCAGCGGAATTTGCCATAGGTTGGAGGGTAAAATGAAATACAGATATATAATCATATTAGTCACCATACTGGCATACAGCTGCGACTCGCAGAATGCCCCGGACTGTCTTAAGAAAGCGGGGGATAACACGGAGGTCGTTTTGGATGTGGATTCGTTCAGCGCTTTGGAGGTAGGTGCAGACCTCAATGTAGTACTGAAACAGGGAAGTGAGCAACTCGTGACCATAACTGCCGGAAAAAATCTTATCAGTGATATTTATTATGAAGTAGCAGACGGCAAGTTGCTAATCCGT
This region of Fulvivirga ulvae genomic DNA includes:
- a CDS encoding DUF3822 family protein, which gives rise to MDTATISYKLIKKIKDEKFDIDKLHQYNLMIQIGIRDLQIAVVDSTNNRCLLLEDYILASVKSYNALKELLATLFEEHHLLMAGFWKTVRISLKSNKFSLVPSALFVKEALHDYLRLNSTIDPEQEEILYYKHIKSDAICVFAIRKELYNWLSSLYPNAEVGFIHQSSALIEGVINFEKTNKKNTMYLYIDRFKLHIVTLKNNKLEYYNQFSIKQFNDYIKYIMLVMKGLNKNQKTSDVILWGYIGKQSPHYNEFYKFIKNISFGDRPDYLNYGYIFDEVQDHHFFDLYSIHLCD
- the coaD gene encoding pantetheine-phosphate adenylyltransferase, with the translated sequence MKKIAVFPGSFDPFTKGHEDIVIRGLKLFDEIIIAIGHNSKKSNRYFDVERIASLIDGTFTDFDNIKVIIYNELTAEWAKKHGAKYLLRGLRNTTDFEYENSISQVNKHLNKDLESVFLITSPELAAINSSIIREVHRYGGDVSDFLPYEI
- a CDS encoding NUDIX hydrolase, which encodes MNLFINDIPVTIVRATERPDKREFNYILNAENEPITQAKLLHRVWIKHAKREEVDHIFDLLDTTIIPGLISLTLTVDDYEDMRKFLKKKFKIIKAAGGIVRKGDKLLMIYRLKKWDLPKGKLDKGEDNYMAAKREVEEECHVKISMGEKICTTWHTYTMKRKKILKKTVWYAMDIVKDSKMKPQVEEDIEEVRWMTRKEVFHALQDSYKSIAFVFDRFFKKEKVQMEKELAQKEQTESQQAENEQNSAG
- the pyrE gene encoding orotate phosphoribosyltransferase, with the translated sequence MKTSLGHTIAGKLLDIEAIKLNLDNPFTWSSGWRSPIYCDNRLSLSYPDIRTFIKSALVEAIKADFSGVEAIAGVATAGIPQGALVAEAMGLPFLYVRSKPKGHGMENLIEGKATPGQKVVVIEDLVSTGGSSLKAAEALRANGIKVLGMAAIFTYGFDLADKNFKDAGIPLVCLSNYNLLLEEALKRDYIKKDQVASLEAWRQDPANWKIN
- a CDS encoding TIGR02757 family protein; the encoded protein is MNFSELKAFLDQKAEEYNNPGFIIHDPVSIPHLFTRKQDIEIAGFWAAILAWGQRVTIINKCKELFDLMDNAPYEFIVGHQDSDLKRFLKFRHRTFNATDTLYFIEFFKWYYLRHDSLESAFLQGLSADETNVGQGLVNFHHLFFSLQDYPHRTRKHIATPERKSACKRINMFLRWMVRKDDRGVDFGLWNRINPAQLICPCDLHVDRVARKLGLIKRKQTDWQTAVELTGRLKEFDPKDPVKYDFALFGLGVEEKF
- a CDS encoding LysM peptidoglycan-binding domain-containing protein — encoded protein: MKFFLSALIFISSLQVAASTIPADSVGLETKGGKTYILHRVEEKETLYSLSRRYNVPINQIVENNPPSEYGLEIGQIIRVPLLERKPKKRDKTEVTQVKDNGVGNYNNPQKTGEAEKVHVVKPKETMFSISRMYSVSIEDIRKWNNIDGNILDIGQKLIIRNNLGTRTAGDNMVVKPEKQGDTHIVRSGETLYSISKSFNVTVDDLKGWNDLIDNDISIGQELFVSRPAVTIPANNKALVLQEPVSKEAVGADIGDKPETTAIPTNGNDKDSNKENTKVDVTTPVNSGPEKSTGTFAEVSESGLAELIEGSENTRKYLALHRTAKIGTIMKVRNEMNDQEVFVRVLGRLPDTGVNQNVLIKISKSAYDRLGAIDAKFRVSVSYIP
- a CDS encoding DUF4905 domain-containing protein, which encodes MGKLNLNFSYSFNGKIWNIISHQEKELLLLEVREDDKFQVHYNLLDADSGQFIAERLTFEESWWIGASSLLSDVILFYTFPDQENPDVKNVFAYDFNHKKILWKKEQQNIIEAVGDCVWLMDTGNDKISCFNIRTGEVLKNSNSNDVLNNDPGRTENKMLEKPFNYREGSEYFNTVSQFLTAGANLHIVRSVDYYEDDQMIVMSYYYPNKNNKLANDLLVVDHEGDHLLQVRLGDDLDGISDDTFFIYNNKLIFVKDNVDFLIYQLN
- a CDS encoding NfeD family protein, with translation MQNYIINKRNKVIIQKFSILFFLIFCMGLAAYAQAPEKKVMVMNIDAEIDPRMNRYVELALNHAGDIEADYVIIEMDTYGGAVTDAKDIVERILDFEKPIWVYINKDAASAGALISLACDSIYMAPGANIGAATVVTADGTAAPDKYQSYMRSTMRSIAEERGRDPKIAEAMVDQSIEIDSVTKAGQVITFSTSEAIRYGFCEGKVTSIEEILEKNGVSNYETVEYQLSGTEKVISVFLNPFVSGILILVIIGGIWFELQTPGVGFPIAAAAVALVLYFVPYYLTGLAENWEIIAFFVGIVLIVLEIFVIPGFGIAGISGIVITVGSLVLVMLNNDAFDFSFVGFNELLIAIGAALAGMLGSMVLLFIGGVRLTNTKVFSRVALTDTMGRDQGYTSNFKTESMVGMKGTAYTVLRPSGKVQIAGEIYDAYTRGDYIERDAKIVVLSDEGTSLKVKLDNQE
- the kdsB gene encoding 3-deoxy-manno-octulosonate cytidylyltransferase; its protein translation is MNILGIIPARYGSTRFPAKALANIGGKSMVRRVYEQASKSVSLSNVVIATDHEAIMEEVSGFGGKACMTSEAHQSGTDRCYEALTYLGKDYDYVINIQGDEPFINPAQIDLLASLLDGQTQLGTLVKQIEDQEELFNPNVVKAIFNHNNEAIYFSRATLPYNRNVKIENWLQERKYFKHIGIYAYRSDILKQITNLPVSGLEQAEALEQLRWIENGYVIKVAETEYASVGVDTPEDLEKLKNFY
- a CDS encoding acyloxyacyl hydrolase: MLHFRGIIFIFCLAFPILGFGQFRNDVNKVISVDYFNGFIFKHKRQIGHLITDHPVGFRVTFDQKSYGAEAWQQRYNFPDAGLTFIYLDYNNERLGKSFGLIPHFSFYFKNNKQARSQFKYKIGLGLGYNTNKYDKESNNKNNVLSTDLNFGILFQAEYQRELNERLFMNTYLAFTHFSNGSIKKPNSGINVISANLGLSYLINYEPTEYIYQEEEPVSKSGFGYTLTLSGGMHEYSKIGTGARPFWVVSGLVDKRLNHKSALGVALEWFASLSMKNDIKYDYRLEGKELPDWNRIGVALSHELFVSDVSLISQAGYYIHDEYDYYGKVYLRLGVRKYFNDKIYSSLVVKSHGAKAEAAEFAIGWRVK